TATGTTAAGTTTGTTGACTATAATTGACTGGTAGCATTGCCATTCACATCTGAAAAATAGACATCaatctgaaaattttacatATCCAACTGAAGTACTGAACCAAGCATATTATGAATTTGAGATACATGCATATCCTATCAATTGATCGCAATGAGAATAAAATTACATAACAAACTGAGACAAAATGATGTGGCTAATGCAAAGTCTGGGCTAAGGTAGCAAATAATTATGTGATAGGACAATGAGCCTATGGAAATCTGAGAATTCTTTAAGTTGGAGTAGAAGGAAGAAATACTACAAGTAGAACTGTAGAAGAGGGTGAAAAGAAGCATAGAGACTCCTATTTTCCTATCCACTGTTTGTTCAACTCATGCTTGTATCCAACTTTTTTGTTTTCAGAATGCAACATTCTACAAGTTTCTCCACGGAATGCACATATCTAATCTGCATAAGAGGCAACTATTATATGATCATGGAAGCAAATTTCCAAGTTAACTTACATATCTCCAGCCGAGAATTTGCTGGCAACAGCTACAGTAGATATCTTTCACCGTATGCAGTCCAGTCATCAGATACCGATCCTCATTAGGCCCTAAGGATATATTCACCCTGAAAAGAATAGAACAAAAGCATAAAGATATTGAATACATTCTACAAATAAGCTGAATACATTGCCATGTTTCGAAGTGAAACGTTCTACAAATAAGCTGAATACATTCCCATGATTCGAAGTGAAACATTCTACAAATAAGCTGAATACATTGCCATGATTCGAAGTGAAAACTAGTTGTTGAAGCCAAAACTACATCAGTATCACAAAATTAGCTCTAGAATACACTGAAGAAATGGTTGAGCTGGTATTAAGGTGGTCAATCTTGTAGAGAAATACAGTAGGAGGTTGAGAAAACAGCATGGGGATCGCAGTGATATTAGGCGATAAATCAAGGGCAATGATCCGAACAAGACAAAATGCTACTACCAAGTTCCTAAGAAAACCACCCCCAAGGAGGCAATGGCAATGGCTGAGCCCATCATTCATCAAATCGGTGTCCGTTCCTGCAGGCAATCCAGAGGGGCCAAAGCTAATAAACTTGATACATTGAAGGCTTGAACAACATCCATTTGATACCGCAAATCGATTCACCCGAACATGCTAATCGATCGATCCGACCACAAATCTTCAGTTGTGACAttgcaataataataataatctaaGAGAAGACCACGACGACAACAGCGATGCAAGCTAATTCCAGCAGAATCCATCCACATTGTGGCACAACCAAAGCTTCTTTTCTCCCCCATTTCCAGCAATCCAATCCCACATCGATTTCCATCCCAAAACGAAGGCCGAATCGACCACCGCAAGATCCGATTCGAACACACCCCCACCACCAACGAAACCCCCTTGGGCCaaagatcatcatcatcatcatcccaaGAACCGCCTAGCTAACACAAGGCACACGCAATGCGgaagcgggagagagagggaggacgcGTACACGTGGTCGAAGAGGTAGGCGCGGCCGAATCGGCCGCGGAAGTCCCGTGAGAGGAtggcgtcggcggaggcggcgtcgacgCGGCACCGGCGGCACTTGAGCACCGCCGACGCGGGGCCTCCCCCGTCGCCGTGCCGCGGGAGCAGCTCCACGAACAGCAGCCCCATCACCGGATCGACCGATCGAG
The sequence above is drawn from the Oryza glaberrima chromosome 10, OglaRS2, whole genome shotgun sequence genome and encodes:
- the LOC127752935 gene encoding putative yippee-like protein Os10g0369500 codes for the protein MGLLFVELLPRHGDGGGPASAVLKCRRCRVDAASADAILSRDFRGRFGRAYLFDHVVNISLGPNEDRYLMTGLHTVKDIYCSCCQQILGWRYEKAYEESEKYKEGKFILEKARMWKEAR